The Numenius arquata chromosome 11, bNumArq3.hap1.1, whole genome shotgun sequence genomic interval GAACACCAGAAGAGTGGATTAGGAGGAATCAGCACGATTGAAGGTGACAAGTGTTTTGACCTACCAAGtttaacaacagaagaaagaaacgGAGTACAGAAAATGTTACtggaaagggagagaggcaggaggacTCATGAAAGCCCACCACTCCAAGAGCAGCAAGTGCATGAGAAAGGATGGTAGATCGGGCATCTAAAAGACTGAGATTAAAcacatttccttttgtgtttctttcagtCCCATGGAGCAGATGTGTGGTGTTGCATTGCATGGGAGCTGCTGAAGGTCTTTTCTGGTGGTTTCTCCATTCGCCTCTGCTCTCCCCCAtctgtggtttcattttttttaactaatgggTTCAACTCTTCAGTGTTTCtcaaatgaaaaactgaaaaattgggAAATTTTTATACTGCTCTAGCAGCTTCCAAGCTTTTTCCTTGAGATTTCACTTTGTCTCTCCACCATGGTAAGTTCCTGcctctgcctcttctctcccACCTTGGTAGGCTTGCTTTTCCTCAAACGCCCCAGAACCACACCAAGTGATGCGACCCAAACCTggactctcctctcctctttccttttcaacATATATAGGTTGATTTTGGACATCTGGATTCAGGTTTTGGAgtttctttccaaagcaaaaaaagtCTGCAGGCCAGCACAAGTGGGAAGAGAGGGGTTCTTGTTTGGTCTGCTCCTCAAAAACAGAGTCCAGGAACATGACACGGAGATTGAACTGCTCAGGAATAAGTTTATATCTCTCGTCTTCTAGTAGCACTGGTCACGTTACTGCGAACGTGGGATCTTCAACACAGGCTCCCCTCTCTGTGTGCATCTTAGATGCCTTCTGATCATTTTCCCTGGGATTTTCCACAGGCAACAGTGTCAGGTTTGCTTTTTAGTGGAAGTGACCATGTGTTGTCCTATGCCATGAGAGCATGAGCTGCTAAGAGGTGAGTTGGAAGGCTTCCAGACTCATGCACCAACTCATTTTCATCCCTCCTTTGTGTGTTTCAGACCTGGAAAACTGTGAGGAAGGCTGGACCAAGTTCCAGGGCCACTGCTACAGGCACTTTGAAGACAGGGAGACTTGGATGGATGCGGAGAGCAGATGCCGACAACATCAAGCCCACCTGAGCAGTATCATCACCCCAGAGGAGCAAGAATTTGTGAACAGTGAGTGCTGAGGGCAGCCTGAGACTGGGCAGGGGTCCATCCCTTGGACTTTCAGTCTATGGGCAGATGTATCCAAAACTATATCAAAATCACAATTTCTCCCACTAGTGCTCAGATATCTCTTAATAAGGCCTCACCCTTGCATAGGGGAGGAAGAACTGTCCTGCCATGAGATAAAAAAGGTCCCTTTCCCAGCTAGGACAGATCTTCACTCTTACCACATTGCTGATGTGGCTTGTTCACAAGATGTTCATTTGCTGCAAAAAGCGCAGTGACCCATTCCAGCATGGGTGGCTCCATGTTGAGTGGGGAGGGAGATGGACAAGAAcgctgcaaggaaaaaaaggacaccAGGGGCTAATGACTGGGAAGGAGATGAATGTCCTAGAGGCTCCAGGCCTAGAGACAGCTGAGATGGCAAAGAAACACTTCCAACAAGGTGTAGGGAAGCCATGACCCACTCTTCTCTCCCCCTCTGGCTCTTCCAGGTCACGCACAAGACTACCAGTGGATCGGCCTCAGTGACAGAGCCGTGGAGAACGATTTCCGCTGGTCCGACGGGCACTCCCTGGTGAGTCTTTAGCCCAGAGCACGAGCAGGCAGTGGCTTTTGGTGGGGGGCAAAAGGTTCCCCTTGTGTGGAAAGAGCCCCATGAGTTACATGTTGAGTGCTTGGGTTGGGCATTGCGTGGAGGCAGCCCTAAACTTTGTAGGGCTCATGGTTTTTCCAAGCCTCTAGTAAAGGTGGTCACGTAAGCTGCTGGGCACCACCGCAACAGAAATAACCACTGTAGTAGCATTGCTGGGAACCCATGGTCTCTGCTGGTGAGATGCATGGGCAAGGCAGCAGCAAGGATGAAGAAGACAGTAGGAGAGGGGAGGGCTCAACCTTAGGCAAAGGACTTTCCTCTCTTGGCAGCAATTTGAGAACTGGCGGCCCAACCAACCCGATAACTTCTTTGCGGCGGGTGAGGACTGCGTTGTGATGATCTGGCACGAGCAAGGCGAATGGAACGACGTTCCCTGCAACTATCACCTCCCTTTCACCTGCAAGAAAGGAACAGGTCAGAACCCTGCGCCATGCCAGTAACGATGGGGGGCTCAGGCAGCGGCTGCGGGGCTGGAGTGGAGCCCTCAGTGCACATGAATGGGGGGTTTGTCACTGCAAAGGGTGGTCAAAGAGGTGGAAGGAATTAGCAATAGGAGTTGGCCAAGACTCTAGGAGAAAGTTTGCCGAGGGCTTGAAAACAAGTAACATGAACCAACAAGGATGGGGTTTTACATCCCCGGGCAGAGCCATACCCTGGCTGCAGCATCACTCCCGCACACCAGCTCTGTGGCCTCCCACAGATGCAAGCGGCTGTTGTGATGCCCAGCTCTCACTGCCTCTCCGGGAGGCAGGAATGGAGCCCTGAGGCAGACTGCTGCTTAATTTCAAGGCCCATCACAGAATTTTCATATCCTTCTGCCCCTAGATTTTGTGGACAGAGGCAATCTCAAAGGGATTTAAGGTTTTTTGTGCAGGAGAAGAGGAGTGACGAGGGTGTGCATGCCCAGCCTGCaccaggcaggcaggagctgcccacTCAGCCAAGCAAGACTCCTCACGCTCTCCATATCTTTGCCCATCTCCTGCAGTGGCCTGTGGGGACCCCCCCGTGGTGGACAATGCCAGGACCTTTGGTCGGAAGAAGGACCGCTATGAAATAAACTCCATGGTGCGGTACCAGTGCAACCAAGGCTACATCCAGCGCCATGTCCCCACGATCCGGTGCCAGCCCAACGGGCAGTGGGAGGAGCCGCGGATATCCTGCATAAACCGTAGGTTTCATCTCTTTTACCTTCAGGTTAGGGCTGATAGATCCCTGCagctgggagaagcagctggGAATGAGGGGGGCATCGTCTTAGGGTGCAGGTTAGCTTCGAGACAGGCAGAAGGGGATGTCATAGTCCCCTTGACTTGTTGAAAGCTCCTCTGTGATGGGGCCATGGGAGCTGGCATCTTCTGGGCAGGTGAGGACCACAGGTGCTGGCTGGAGGGTGCTGGCCGGAGGGTGCTGGCCCAGGCAATTCCTGCCCTAGGAATTCCCTACCCCTAGGCAGGGTAGGGGCAGATCCAGAGCCAGGAAAGGGCTACAAGGATCTTACCAAAGACCCAGCCTacttaaagaaaggaaagaaaaataaatggcttcTGAAAGGGTGAGTTTTGGCACCACCTGTGTCAGCAGAGAGAATAGGAGCGGGGAGCTGTGGTCCCGCCGagcccttccccagcatccccctgccctgggagcagACAGGAACCCTGCGGCAGAGCTAAGCCAAGGGACAGGGCTGGGCTCCTGACCCTTCTCCTGTCACGCCTCCAGCTGACAGCAGCCAGCCCTCTCCCACTGGCGTCCCAGCCCACTCCCAGGCCTGCCTACacccctgtcccatccctgctcGCCTGCAGCTTCCCAATAATTTTGTCGACCTTGGCCAAATCACATCTGTCGAGTGGCCTCCTTGCCAGGTTATGGTCCAGCTGGGCAATTCCAGCTCAAGCAACAGTCCCACTGCCAGGGAAAGTCGATATGGGCTTAAGGGACAAACCTCCGCCCCAGGGAGGAGACGGAAGGAGAAAGaatggaggagggatgggagcGGAATGGAGGAGGTGTCCATATGGCGTGGAGCAAGCCACTGACTCCCTTGGCTCTGCCATGAACctggagagctgcaggctgcttctGGTATGGACCACCAGCAGTCAAGAGACTTAGGCTGTTCCCTACCAGCTTTTGCCTCTTCCATCCTGGAAATGGATGGAAACCCTCCTGGAAATACCACACCAGAGTGGTGACAGCTTCGAGGGAGACTGGCAGCAAAGATCAGGCAGAAACCTTGTCCCTGCCAGCCAGATGGGGCTGTTTCCCATCCTGTGCCCTGAGCACATCCCACTGCTGATGGATATTTCCCTCCCTGTCCCAGGGGGTTGGGGACGGTCTGGCAGGACAGCGAAGGAGATGGGGAAGAGGTCCCCGTGCCCACCCAGTTAGCAGAGCTGCCCTCCCAGACAGGCACAGGGAGAGGATGGGACAAGCATCCACAGAGAGGATGCTCCTGCCCAGGCTCCTGGTAGTCACTGGGCACCTCCACCCCTGGGTGAAGCAAACCCCAGCTGCAGGGGTGAGAGAAGGGCCGATTGTACGTGGACAGGCAGGCTGGCGCCGGGGCACACACAGCCACCCACCGGGCAGCGCTGCCTGCGGCTGCCCGTGTTTTTCCAGGGAGCCAGGGGCCGGGGCGGCCAGCACGGGACAAGCAGCGTCTCTGTCCCCGCTCCTGCTAACAAggtgccttttcttttcctccttcttccgcAGCCTCCAACTACCAGCGCAGGCTATACAAGAGGAGCCCCAGGAGCCGGTCGAGACCCAGCGGCAGAGCCGTGCACAGACCCACCCATTAGAGCGGGGCCAGAGAGACCCAGGGGGAAAGCGAGAAAGAGAGATTTTTAACAGAACAGTTATATTAACAGAGTcgatttcttcttcttcttgttgcttttttgtcatataaggaaaaaaaaaaattatattaaagacAAACCCacctttgtgtatatatataaaaaaaaaaaaaaattaatgtttttccaAGCACCAAAGCAAAGCGAATTAGATCTCAGCATTTTTACTAACCGTCCGGTTCCAATTATCTTCGTGCCttcggggacagggaggggggtgggttTGCAGAGGGCAGAGGGTTAAGTTAAATAAtaaagatgattattttttcctgattttatccACGAACAATgtaattatttctgttatttaatcTCCGGGGTGAACAGCaccttttggggttttattttattttttttttccagaatcctCCTACTGCTGCAGTGCGTCAGGGCGGgtggggagggccgggggggctgcggtggaaggagctgtgggaggagggaggcaaaGGGATGCTGAGACCCAGGACCCGGGCGCTGGGGGCCATGgcccctctctgcttccccactgccccccctgcGGCTCAGCGCCCGTCCTGGGATGACGTGCTCTTTCCAGGGGACCGTGCGGGGCACCAGCGTTCCCTGCACCTATTTATATTTTTGAACATATCCTATTTTGAAAGAATGATAAATAATAAAGAGAGTGAAATCGGAACGGGCACTttgtctgtgttgtttttttggagaaggggggtgtctgtgtgggtgggggggtggggatgtcTCCTGTGGCAAGGcagcagaaaaggaagaggagcccAAACAGGGTGCTCATCCCCAGCCAGCACCCAAAGGTGCAGCCCTGGGGACAATGGAGGTGTTGGGGGGTGGTTCCTAAGCCCAAACTGAAGAAGGACCCTGGGGTAGGACATCACCACCCTGTTCAGGTCTTGCCCCAGGAGGGGGTTAACCCACATGCCCAAAACCCATCATCAGCAAGAACTGCTTCACCCTCCAGCTTTCAGTCCTGACACCTAGGGAGTTAATTAACATTCATTAATGAAGGAGCATGGGGACCCTTgcaggagctcaggcaggcagagGGCTGAGCCAGCAGCGATGAGACGATGCTCAGCCAAGGATGAGACAGTCACGGGTGTCCAGCCAGGGATCCCCAAATCCCCTCTCTGTGGCAAACCCCTCTCTTGTGCTGGCACAGAGATGGGGACACAGCCACGTGGCTCCAGGGCTTTCTCCACGGATTTATTAGAAGAGGTCCAGGCAAAATACATCTTTTCATAACCAAATGCTTGAAGAAGAAGGCACCAGAGTTCAAGTGGAGTCCGGGCGAGGAGTGCATGGAGATAAGGCACTGGCACtcctgcagggacaggcacagcagcatccttcagtgggacagggacagggctggAAGAGGGGCCAGGATGCAATGGAGATGCCCACTCTCTGCCTCTGGCCAAATCCAGCCTCCCCTCACTCCCACCCCAGGTCCAGGGGCAGGACCAGCCTGGAAGGGCAGGTGGGTGTCGGTGACATGCTGCCACTGTGGGAAGGGGCCACCACCCACAGGGTGACAGGGGCCAAGCGGGGTGGCAGCAGCCCATGGGGATCATCCTCATGCACAGCCCATGCCAGGGACGGTCCTGCACTGCCCCATCTGGCAGCCACCCCGAGCAGCTGCATGTGCCAGCTGCTGAGCAAGGTGTGGAAAAtataaaggaaggaaacaaaataaaacaaaaagaagcctCCCCCCCATCCCGCCTCCCCCCAGTCACCCCCAAAACAGCCCTGGGAAAAACCTGACGCCAGGCACTGTCAGGCTGAAAACATCCTCTGGCGAAGGAACCCTCCTGGCTCTTTATCTCTCCTTGTAGCAGAAGACCCCAAACCTGCCCTTGCTGGGGAAGCCAAAGCTGCGGACACCGGGCTCTGCAGGGCCACAGTTGGCCCGGGGCTTGGCAATGGGGTAGCGGACACTGCCGTCTGCCAGCCAGCCGGCATCGCAGCGGTCCAGCCCCAGGAATTTCCAGGCAGAGTAGAGCTGCCCCACTCGAGCGATCTCGGCCCCTGCATCCTGGCAGCTCTGCTTGGCCTCCTCCAGCGTCATCCCGGCTGGACGGTCCAGGTAGAAAACCTCTCCTAGGATGGAGAAGAGATCATCAGTGCTGAGCAGCATCTGGAGCATCCCCATCTGGAGAATCTCCACCCAGGCTGCcacccagggagggagggaggaaggacacGGGATGCCACTGATGAGGCACAGCATCTTCCCCAGGATCTCACCCCCCAGCCCCTTGCCCACCACCCACCTCTGAGCCCGGAGGAGAAGCAGAAGGCATCAAAGCGGTGCAGGTGCCGGTGGCGCGGGCCGTAGCTGCGGATGCCTGGAGCGAGGTGCAGCCCACCGCAGGGCTTGCGGGGCAGGCGGATGGGGTACTGCACGGTGCCGTCAGCCAGCCAGCCCGCATTGCACCAGTCCAGCCCCTCACTCCAGGCCTGGAAGAGCTGGTTGAAGGTGGCAAGGATGGCGCCCTGCTCCTGGCACACTTGCTCGGCTTCATGGAAGTTGAGCCTGTACTGCCCGCGGGGAGGCTGGTAGGGGAACACGATGCCTAGGGGCAGACGGGGCACTCAGCCGGCTCTGCAGGTAGCCCATCCACCCCGAGTCAGGCCCCAGCAGGAGCCGCAGGGGTCCCCAACCCATCCCAAATTCAGGCTCTGGGACAGGGACCACCCCAGGGTGGTGCAGCCCAAGGCTcagacaggcagggacagggttGCTCCGTGCATGCAGCCACCAGCGGCAAGTTGCCAGCGACATCTGGTGGCACAGGGACACAGGGGCTCAGTCCTGGGAACACACAGACCACCCTTGTAGGGACAGCACTGGCACACACGAGGATGCAGATTATGATAACAGGGATGCAGAGATCACCACCACATGGATATATGGACCACGGTCCTGGGGACACACAGACAGTGGTCCCAGGGAGACACGGACCACCCCTACGGGGATGGACAGACCATTGTCATGGGGCAACAGGAAGAGGGACACAAGGACTAGCATCACGGGGACACATGGACGACCAACACGGGAATGGCTGGACCACAGGAACATGTGCACCACCACGGACCACAGTCACAGGGACCAGTGGAGACAAGCCACCACGGGAGCtgaggggatgggcaggggcacAGCAAGGGGGGCATTTCCCCTGTTCTGAGCTTGGCAGTGGAGCCAGGGCTGAGTCAGGTCCCTCTTGGCAAGTGAGCAAGAGGGGCTGGACCAGTCACCAAGCTTCATCACAAGATGCATGGGGACACCCAGGAGCTAGGAGGCAAGGGGGCAGCTGCACATGGTGCAGCACAGCAGGAAGATGGGAGGAGGaagatgggaggaggaagagtgggaagaggcaggaaaCACTGTGGCTACAGGGTCGCCCCAACTCTGACTCCACAGTTGCATCCCCAGCATCCCAGCTGGGCAGACTTCTCTGGGCTCACTCACTGCTGAGACCTCACAGTCAGACAGTCCCAAGCCACCACCCCATCACACCGAGCATCCCAGCCCCTTTCCGCCTATGACTGGGCTCCCAGACCCCCCTGGTTTGTGATCTCTGCCAAGGAGGGGATGCCACGGGAAGGCCAGGCTCACTGTCCACCCCCCTTGGCGCAGGGGGTCATGCGGTCCCCTCCATGCCCCTACCTCGCAGTTGGAGGTCCACCACGTCACTCTCATCCTCCAGTCCATCGATGACCTCGCAGCGGTATTTGCCACCATCCTGCAAGCGCACATCGCTGACAACCAGTGAGGCCTCATGCCGGCTGGCCTGGCGGAGGTGAGCGCGGCCCAGGAAGTCCCCAAAGGCAATATAGGTCTTGCCAATGGCCACCAGCACGTCCTGCTCCTTGGTGTAGTCATCACGCAGCTTGGACCACTTGATGCGGATCTTCCGCTTGGCCTCCGTGTCAGGTTCGAAATGGTAGTGGCAGGGCAGGGTGACATTGGCACCGTTGGAGCTGTAGATGGGGTCCTTGGGGGTCTCTACCACCAGCCTGGCCCCATTGAAGTGATCCACTGGGGACAGGGAGTGAAAGTGTGAACTGTGGGTCAGGGTCCAGGGTTGGGCAGCATCTCCAGATCTACCTGCAGAcactctgctccctccctccagccacctcctcttctccctaAGCATTCCATGAGCATTCCCCGAGCATCCCTGGAGcacccctgcctgctcctctggGGCCCACATCCCCCCCCGCCCGAGGCAGGTCCCAGCAACATCCCAGAGGCAGGGGTGAACTTCAGCCCCTTGCACCGACCTGCCAGCCCACTTTCCTTCAGCCCTGAGAATCCCCGATATACCTTTCTCCTGCCCGTTGCCTTTGTCGTTCATGAGGTGGTTGTAGTAGAAGCCATTGTAGAAGGGGTGgtgggagccactggccagctgCAGCAGGGTGGCCTCCAGGAGCAGAGGGAACAGTAGCATGGCTGGGAAGCAAGGCTGAACCCTGAGCTGCCGAGGGAGGAAAGGGCTGCAGTAACACCCCAAAATAACCAGGAGGGCCCCAGCACTGCTTGGCACATGGCAGCAGGTAAACAAACCCCATTGCAGGCATGCAAGGAGAGAGGTGGGAATAGCCGGCAGAGTGGCTTGACTGCCCGCAGGGAAGGGCCAGGCAACCTGAGCCGTGCCCTCAGACCTGTCCCACAACCGGggctcccagtcccctccatcctcatcctcctgcctGGGATCCCATCACAGGATTGCAGAGCAGCCGGCAATCTGCAATTTGGGGAttgcagggggagggggaaagtgaGACCAAACCTGGGACAGGGCAGCCGGGGGAAACAGGATCCCAGGGCATCCTTTGAACAGGGAGCACTGGTAAAACATCACGTAGGGGTTGCAGGGTGAGAGAAGTGGCCGAGCCCCGCTGTAAGCTGCAAGCTCAGTTTACAGAGGCAGCCGAGCGTGCAGCCTAGCCGAGGAGAGGTGGAGAGAGCTTAGGGCTCCTTCTGCTGCCCC includes:
- the HAPLN3 gene encoding hyaluronan and proteoglycan link protein 3 — its product is MLLFPLLLEATLLQLASGSHHPFYNGFYYNHLMNDKGNGQEKVDHFNGARLVVETPKDPIYSSNGANVTLPCHYHFEPDTEAKRKIRIKWSKLRDDYTKEQDVLVAIGKTYIAFGDFLGRAHLRQASRHEASLVVSDVRLQDGGKYRCEVIDGLEDESDVVDLQLRGIVFPYQPPRGQYRLNFHEAEQVCQEQGAILATFNQLFQAWSEGLDWCNAGWLADGTVQYPIRLPRKPCGGLHLAPGIRSYGPRHRHLHRFDAFCFSSGLRGEVFYLDRPAGMTLEEAKQSCQDAGAEIARVGQLYSAWKFLGLDRCDAGWLADGSVRYPIAKPRANCGPAEPGVRSFGFPSKGRFGVFCYKER